In the genome of Calothrix sp. PCC 6303, the window TGACTCACCAGCGCAAGGTGACAGCAGGTGACACTTTGCCTTTAATGACCTATCGCATCTATGACGATCCATCCTATTATCTACAGGTTGCCAAAGTTAACGGTTTGGTGAATTTCCGCCGTTTAAAAACCAACACCGATTTGAGATTCCCACCACTGGAAAAAACCGAACTATGAGCGATCTAATTATTCCAGAAAATTCGCTCTACAATGTCGCCACCTTCAAGTTACTTTCTGAGGGTAAAGATATCACGGATAAATATGCTGTGCTGTCTTTGACGGTAAACCGAGAAGTTAACCGGATTCCCACAGCAAAAATTGTGTTGCGGGATGGTGCTGCTGCGGAAGAAACTTTTGAAGCTAGTGAGGGATCTGACCTGATTCCAGGTAAGGAAGTGGAAATTGCCATTGGTTACGATGGTAAGGACAAGAGGATGTTTAAAGGGCTAATTGTTAAACATGCCATCAAAGTTGCTGGGAATGGGGAATCCATGCTCATCCTCGATTGTAAAGATATGGCTACAAAGTTAAGCGTCGGTCGCCACAGTCGTTATTTTACTAAGGTCAAAGACAGTGATGCGATCGCACAAATTATCGGCAGCTATAGTGGTATATCCTCAGATGTAGAAGGCACTAAAGGTGAGCATCCGGAAATTGTCCAATACTATGCTACCGATTGGGACTTTATTCTCTCGCGGGCGGAAATAAATGGGTTGATTGTTCTGGCGGAGGATGGGAAACTGAAGGTAAAAGCCCCTAGTACCAGTGGTAGTCCCTTAGTCACCTTCACCTATGGCGTTAACCTGCTGGAATTTGAAGCTGAAATGGACGCGAGAACCCAACACCAAGCAGTGAATGCACAGGCTTGGAACTATACGGATCAGGTATTACTGGAGGTTGAGGCAACTGAACCTACGGTTAATAAGCAAGGCGACTTATCAGGTAAGGTATTAGCAAATGCGATCGCGCCTCAAGCCTGGGAACTACGCCACAGTGGTCGGGTGGACGAAGCAGAACTTAAAGCCTGGGCTGATGCCCAACTATTGAAAAGTCGGTTAGCCAAGATTCAGGGCAAGATCAAGAGTGTTGGCTACCCTGATGCAAAAGTTGATACTTTGATTGAACTCAAAGGAGTAGGTAGACGTTTTAATGGATTAGCATACGTCTCTGGTGTGCGTCATGAAATGACTGGCGGAGCTTGGTATACATATATGCAACTTGGATTAGATTCCCAGTGGTTTTACCAGGTGACAGATATTGTAGAGCGACCAGCATCAGGATTACTTCCCGGTGTGAACGGCTTGCAAATTGGGGTGGTGGTGCAGTTGCAGGATGACCCCAACGGAGAAGACCGCATCTTAGTTAAAACCCCGACAATTGACATGCAAAGCGAGGGGATTTGGTCACGGATTGCAACTTTAGATGCGGGAAATAATCGTGGTTCCTTCTTTCGTCCGGAAATTGGCGACGAGGTAATATTAGGGTTCCTCAACGACGATCCCCGCGACCCGATTGTCTTGGGAATGTTGAATAGTAGTGCCAAACCAGCACCTCTAAAAGCTACCAACGAAAACCACCATAAGGGCTTTTTTACGCGATCGCAAATGAAGGTGAGCTTTGATGATGAGAAGAAAATTATCACCCTAGAAACACCTGGAGGTAACAAAATTATCATCTCCGATGAGGATAAAGGGATTACCTTGAAAGACCAAAATGGTAATACTATGACTATGAATGATAGTGGTATCACCATCAAAAGTCCCAAAGATATTACCCTGGAGGCAACAGGCAAACTCACACTCAAAGCCACACAGGATACTAGTGTTGAGGGGTTGAATGTGAAGGTCAAAGCTAATGCTCAATTTAAAGCTGAAGGTAACGCTGGAGCCGAAGTATCCACCAGTGCGATCGCAGTCTTGAAAGGTTCGTTAGTACAAATTAATTAACATCTCGGCTCCGCTCGATGTTAAAGCTTCGATTTCGTTCAGATGTAAGGGATTGTAAGGGATCAAAAAATGGGAAAACCTGCTGCTCGTCTCACTGATATGCATGTCTGTCCAATGGTGACTGGCGTTGTCCCCCATGTGGGTGGACCAATAATTAGCCCAGGAGTCCCAACTGTCTTGATTGCTGGGCTGCCAGCCGCTGTAGTTGGTGATACCTGCACCTGTACCGGACCACCGGATACCATCATCCTGGGTTCAACAACCGTGTTGATTGGCGGCAAACCTGCTGCTCGAATTGGGGATACCACAGCTCATGGAGGCTCGATTGTGTTAGGAGCGTTCAATGTGTTGATCGGAGGCTGAATAATAATTCGTAATTCGTAATTAAAAATTCATGAATTAGGGCGAAGCACTGGATATGGAAAATAAAGACAAGGCATTTTTGGGAACAGGTTGGGGATTTCCGCCCACATTTAATAAAGCTTCCGCAAGTGTGCAGCTAGTGAGTGCGGAGGAGGATATTTGTGAAAGCTTGCAAATTTTGTTATCTACCAGTTTAGGAGAACGGGTGATGCAGCCAACTTATGGTTGCAACCTACAAAATTTTCTCTTTGAACCCCTTAGCCCCACCATAACTAGTAGTATTAAAGAACAACTACGTACTTCTATTCTTTATCATGAACCTCGTATTCTGCTCAACGGTTTAGACTTAAGTCTGGATGAGCAATTACAGGGCCGTGTAAATCTCACCATAGATTACACAATTATTAATACAAATTCTCGGTTTAATTTGGTTTATCCCTTCTACCTGGAAGAAAGTACTGGTAGTCTGCTTCCGGCTGCTAGTACAGGTGAAGTCCCGGTTAATCTGCCAGTAGGGAGCATTGCCAATGCTTAATTTTATTTGGAAACGCAAAGGAGCGCAGAGGTTGACGCAGAGAAACGCAAAGGTTTTCCCAAAACTTTCTGTCTTGCTTGACTTTTGTAAGTTGATAAATCCATGAATATGCGCCGTGAACTACCAAAAAATCCATTAATTCGCAATGGGGTAAGCCAGGGACAGCGAAAGGTTTCAGCGCTGTCACCCGATTTTGTCAAGATTGACGAGGGAGATTTAGCTAATTTTTTGATTTTTGCTCACAAACTGAGTGAACGAGTTAGTTATTACAAAGATGACAATACAAAAGATGGTAATTGGCAAGAATTTTTTACTAACAGTACATCTGTGCAGATCGCCTTAATTAGTAAGACCCGCTCAGAAAGAGTCAAGGATGACTATAGGAAGAATTTGGATAATTTTCTCAAAAATCCAGATAATAAGACTCTGGAGCCAATATTGTCGGGCTGGCGTGAGGTTTTGCTGCGTATTCAAAAGTGGTATGAGAATTTAGAAGATTATACTCCCCTAAAGTCTATGATTAGAGGATTGGTACAAACAAATCTGCGGGAACCTCTCAGAAGGATGTATTCCTTTGAGGGAGTTAGTTTGGAGGGGTTAGCAGAAAGGCTAGATTTTTATCACAAATTTGCTAAGGTATTTTTGAATTCGCAAATTAGCTTAGAAGTTGATAGTATCTCAATACCTTCCCAGGGTAAAGTCACGGAAGTAAGAGGGGAGTTGGATTTTGTCTTTCAAGCGCTGTTTCAAAATTACCGTCAGATTATCCAAATAGCTCCCAAATATCTGCGCGACAGTTTAGAAAAACGCCAGGATCATCCACCCCACCTATCATTATATTTTGCCTTTTGGGAGGTGATGCAACCAGCTAGGGATGACCTGAATCGCATGACTCAGAGGCATCTTGACTTTTTTTACCGTCATGTGCTGCAATTACGCGATCGCATTGCTGAACCAGACCATGTTTATTTGATCTTTGAACTGGCTAAATCGCAGGCAGAATATAAGTTAGGTGCGGATACTCGCTTACTGGCTGGTAAGGATGCTAGTGGTGTTGAGTTATTTTATCAACTGGATGCCGAAACTGTTCTCCACAAAGCCCAAATAGCTAGCTTGAAAGGGTTATTTTTGGACTCACAAGAGATTACCACTGGTGAGGAACCAAGGAATCTTCTTGGTTTGTATGACTCACCCCAGGTTAATTCCTTTGATGGTGAAGGTGGAGATTTTCCCAAAGAGGAAATAGTTAAAGCA includes:
- a CDS encoding PAAR domain-containing protein, producing MGKPAARLTDMHVCPMVTGVVPHVGGPIISPGVPTVLIAGLPAAVVGDTCTCTGPPDTIILGSTTVLIGGKPAARIGDTTAHGGSIVLGAFNVLIGG
- the vgrG gene encoding type VI secretion system tip protein VgrG, which encodes MSDLIIPENSLYNVATFKLLSEGKDITDKYAVLSLTVNREVNRIPTAKIVLRDGAAAEETFEASEGSDLIPGKEVEIAIGYDGKDKRMFKGLIVKHAIKVAGNGESMLILDCKDMATKLSVGRHSRYFTKVKDSDAIAQIIGSYSGISSDVEGTKGEHPEIVQYYATDWDFILSRAEINGLIVLAEDGKLKVKAPSTSGSPLVTFTYGVNLLEFEAEMDARTQHQAVNAQAWNYTDQVLLEVEATEPTVNKQGDLSGKVLANAIAPQAWELRHSGRVDEAELKAWADAQLLKSRLAKIQGKIKSVGYPDAKVDTLIELKGVGRRFNGLAYVSGVRHEMTGGAWYTYMQLGLDSQWFYQVTDIVERPASGLLPGVNGLQIGVVVQLQDDPNGEDRILVKTPTIDMQSEGIWSRIATLDAGNNRGSFFRPEIGDEVILGFLNDDPRDPIVLGMLNSSAKPAPLKATNENHHKGFFTRSQMKVSFDDEKKIITLETPGGNKIIISDEDKGITLKDQNGNTMTMNDSGITIKSPKDITLEATGKLTLKATQDTSVEGLNVKVKANAQFKAEGNAGAEVSTSAIAVLKGSLVQIN
- a CDS encoding GPW/gp25 family protein encodes the protein MENKDKAFLGTGWGFPPTFNKASASVQLVSAEEDICESLQILLSTSLGERVMQPTYGCNLQNFLFEPLSPTITSSIKEQLRTSILYHEPRILLNGLDLSLDEQLQGRVNLTIDYTIINTNSRFNLVYPFYLEESTGSLLPAASTGEVPVNLPVGSIANA